Proteins encoded by one window of Drosophila melanogaster chromosome X:
- the CG2750 gene encoding uncharacterized protein, isoform B encodes MSRDRGQQNGPNGSVECNNRSPRSIQVARCPPSGVDLVSTPEHLRPGFRGRARRYNPNDFGLTDNEEWRHPRMFRDMTYETDAAAMETFRQAQPRRQAYETGINLSNLPEECLADMSAPGFDLSLPSQMSDLREEFLVDVSAPDMCDVSEGHVDAVYDEILDRLRRIRERMNRSNQLRRSDDCAMQQHQTHRRIYTRRDPSGHITSHVDETTISNAPSMDCTQANDGGEPGRHLNFSLPGRCENLMDQSMPSYHEASMPNECFEVMSSQDVLEDETMPSFENSYVFSRRQPTMPSECLEDVSQPSFERSRSRRQSPRRQLTMPSQNLCDISAPSFGDTTRDRSTNECLEDISMPTFEEEVSNVSRSRSPRRKKISRSARNTTDKVSSRRQTSECLDDMTMPSFGRSSSASPNRSRRQTQRLMTKSNINDISEPTYVSILRGPRTNECLDEITMPSFGAISNVSRGRTYRGQTMPSECLDDMTMPSFGGISRGKTPDRYQRSMPSRMTSECLDDMTMPSFGGISGSTRRHLTLPNARSSSQGSSRRQRTNIDDISAPFFAHSTKYGDTNECLENVSMPSYGGISGTSKMKQSRRQQLTMPSQNIGDISAPSFASSGRGNMTSECLEDISMPTFGEVSTKSRSKSLEGQQSARHRSMTNECLDDMTMPSMPGLSAASRRQMTLTNECLDDVSAPSFDQSVFRGSSRRQGRLSSPKPCASSTRCPPTNECLDDITMPSFDPVSLASAQRQMTMPSECLEDMSAPSFAGVSNLSRRQTTGLPSECLDDMSMPNFGNISEISRRTECEPAFRRSRSVGRSVRCNRSIGKSYSSSECLADVTMPSYGGNSYASRSKSTSRSRKSMLPIRDLSEMRTDECLEDVTMPFVGDLSGRSRASSPRQRSTTPRRGQFTSECLDDQTMPSFGGVSQSSGRRTPRRHTKNITNNTNECIENISMPSYVNNTRASNVETFKSMQGSRQGAMTNECLDEVTMPSFGTSSRFTATNECLEDISMPSYRDNTESLRHRCPTPIQSSRQECLDDMTMPSYGSTLPTLGETRRSTRGNGPRLEDISMPSYRDNTESLSHRCPTPIQSSRQECLDDMTMPSFGSTLPTLGETQRSTRGNGPRLEDISMPSYRDNTESLRHRCPTPIQSSRQECLDDMTMPSFGSTLPTLGETPRSTRGNGPRRIQSLRQRTLTNECLDDMTMPSFGRSYGGPATNECLEDISMPSCGENTGSSRGFSPMPLESTRRGASMVHRSRRGTMTNERLDDMTMPSLGSSEHGQATSECLEDISMPSYGANSGMSKRKCPTPPKRNTPNVTTECLNDMTMPSFGDPSHGNGFGECPESFRLITERKLQCPMTSENLDNMTMPSFGTLGQSQATNECLEDISMPSHIRNTNSIPGRSTTPRTLSRNEVTTNECLDDMTMPSYGNVFGSPGRQMTLPSECLNDVSQPPFVRSTSEETNRRHENLTSQSVDSRNPRPNQRSVTNECLEDMTMPTLFENSGSSRHGVLNSFRLEDISMPSGVSNRTQDSECVEVKVSGTHGGPTTSECLEDVSAPSFAPSSRMTSRHIPEMTNECLEDVSMPLNESSAMNDSKSIARRPPDISYPSEMLANESAPSYNSRQDKADKSADCHSKSPQQTARSRGRENCSGARLEDVTMPTFDDVSYQPRRHQLTMPTENLEDQTQPDFFNSTALPSSTRTEKQHAIKSPRQDHISISKQLADESAPTMLKDTTLITHSSTTSVTRVFQKTAETSNNSGHPRIDDLSMPQFESTGASSQQDISLHGFQSMDNYRPFDELIYSQNSVANETQPETPQPTRSINRSRSTRRVPSTPRTPRSPSTPNVRGDTSPNSSTRTPGQQPCDMVSTSYPYGKPQCYNRKPC; translated from the exons ATGAG TAGGGACAGAGGGCAGCAAAACGGTCCAAATGGGTCTGTGGAATGCAACAATCG AAGCCCGAGAAGCATTCAGGTGGCACGATGTCCGCCATCGGGTGTCGATTTGGTTAGCACACCGGAGCATCTTCGTCCTGGATTTCGTGGACGGGCACGGCGATACAACCCAAACGATTTCGGGTTAACTGACAATGAGGAATGGCGCCATCCACGAATGTTTAGGGATATGACCT aTGAGACGGATGCGGCGGCCATGGAAACTTTTCGCCAGGCACAACCACGTCGTCAAGCGTATGAAACGGGAATTAACCTAAGCAATCTGCCCGAGGAGTGCCTGGCGGATATGTCGGCGCCTGGATTTGATCTTAGCCTGCCATCGCAGATGTCCGATTTGCGAGAAGAGTTTCTGGTCGATGTATCGGCTCCGGATATGTGCGATGTCTCTGAAGGCCATGTGGATGCTGTTTATGATGAGATTCTGGATCGCTTGAGGAGAATTCGAGAACGCATGAATCGTTCCAATCAACTCCGCCGATCGGATGATTGCGCAATGCAACAACAT CAAACGCATCGCAGAATATACACTCGTCGCGACCCAAGTGGCCATATAACCAGTCACGTGGATGAGACGACCATTTCAAATGCACCCTCGATGGATTGCACTCAGGCTAATGATGGCGGTGAGCCTGGACGTCATCTGAATTTCTCTCTACCAGGGCGATGTGAAAACCTAATGGATCAATCAATGCCCTCGTATCATGAAGCATCGATGCCAAATGAATGCTTTGAGGTCATGTCGTCTCAGGACGTTCTGGAGGATGAGACTATGCCATCGTTTGAAAATAGTTATGTATTTTCGCGACGACAGCCGACAATGCCAAGCGAATGCCTAGAGGATGTAAGCCAGCCATCTTTCGAAAGGAGTAGATCTCGTAGACAAAGTCCAAGAAGGCAATTGACGATGCCTTCGCAAAACCTTTGTGACATATCAGCGCCATCTTTTGGCGACACAACTAGGGATCGAAGTACCAACGAGTGTTTGGAGGACATATCAATGCCGACATTTGAAGAAGAGGTTTCAAATGTATCCAGAAGCAGAAGTCCGCGACGGAAGAAGATATCCAGGAGTGCGCGTAATACAACTGATAAAGTCAGCTCCAGACGACAGACAAGCGAATGCCTGGATGATATGACCATGCCATCGTTCGGAAGATCATCGAGTGCGTCACCGAACCGAAGTCGTCGCCAAACGCAAAGATTGATGACAAAGTCAAATATTAACGATATATCCGAACCAACATATGTCAGCATCTTAAGGGGACCAAGAACAAACGAATGCCTCGATGAAATTACTATGCCTTCTTTTGGCGCAATATCGAATGTTTCCAGGGGAAGAACGTATCGAGGACAAACAATGCCTAGCGAATGTTTGGACGACATGACAATGCCATCTTTTGGAGGCATTTCAAGAGGCAAAACTCCAGATCGATATCAGAGATCAATGCCATCCAGAATGACAAGCGAGTGCTTGGATGATATGACCATGCCATCATTTGGTGGAATTTCAGGATCCACCAGAAGGCATTTAACACTTCCCAATGCGAGGAGCAGTTCTCAAGGATCGAGCCGCCGGCAGAGAACCAATATCGACGATATATCGGCCCCTTTCTTTGCACACTCAACCAAATATGGAGATACAAATGAATGTCTGGAAAATGTGTCAATGCCATCTTACGGTGGAATATCGGGAACATCAAAAATGAAACAATCAAGGCGGCAGCAGTTAACAATGCCATCGCAAAATATTGGAGATATATCTGCGCCATCATTCGCAAGTTCGGGTAGAGGTAATATGACCAGTGAGTGCTTAGAGGACATATCGATGCCAACTTTTGGAGAAGTGTCTACCAAATCCAGGAGTAAAAGTCTAGAGGGCCAACAAAGTGCAAGACATCGTTCGATGACCAATGAGTGTTTGGATGATATGACCATGCCTTCAATGCCCGGACTATCTGCTGCGTCCAGAAGACAAATGACACTGACAAATGAGTGCTTGGATGATGTTAGTGCCCCATCCTTTGATCAAAGCGTCTTCCGTGGCTCGAGCAGAAGACAAGGCAGACTATCATCGCCAAAACCATGCGCGAGTTCCACCAGATGTCCACCGACAAATGAGTGTTTGGATGATATAACTATGCCTTCGTTTGATCCTGTTTCGTTGGCCTCCGCACAGAGGCAGATGACCATGCCTAGTGAGTGCTTGGAGGACATGAGTGCACCGTCCTTTGCAGGTGTTTCTAATCTATCTAGAAGACAAACTACTGGCCTACCCAGCGAGTGCCTTGACGACATGAGCATGCCCAACTTTGGCAATATTTCTGAAATATCGCGAAGAACGGAATGTGAGCCAGCATTTCGTAGAAGTAGATCGGTTGGAAGGAGTGTGCGATGTAATCGCAGCATAGGCAAATCTTATTCCTCCAGTGAATGTCTAGCGGATGTGACAATGCCATCATATGGTGGGAATTCATATGCTTCAAGGAGTAAGAGTACTTCACGAAGTCGGAAATCCATGCTACCTATTAGGGATTTATCTGAAATGCGGACTGATGAATGTCTGGAAGATGTGACGATGCCTTTTGTTGGAGATTTATCGGGTAGATCCAGAGCAAGTAGTCCGCGGCAAAGGTCAACGACTCCTAGAAGAGGTCAGTTCACAAGCGAGTGCTTGGATGATCAAACAATGCCATCGTTTGGAGGTGTTTCACAATCTTCAGGTCGTAGGACTCCCAGACGACATACTAAGAATATTACAAATAATACTAATGAATGTATTGAGAATATATCAATGCCTTCGTATGTTAACAATACGAGAGCCTCCAACGTAGAAACCTTTAAGTCAATGCAAGGATCAAGACAAGGAGCAATGACCAACGAATGCTTGGATGAAGTTACCATGCCATCCTTTGGCACTTCAAGTCGATTTACAGCTACAAACGAATGTCTCGAGGACATTTCCATGCCTTCATATCGCGATAATACCGAATCGCTTAGGCATAGATGTCCTACACCAATTCAGAGCTCTAGACAAGAATGTCTGGATGATATGACTATGCCATCTTATGGAAGTACATTGCCAACTTTAGGAGAAACTCGCCGCTCAACTAGGGGAAATGGTCCTAGGCTCGAGGACATTTCCATGCCTTCATATCGCGATAATACCGAATCGCTTAGCCATAGATGTCCTACACCAATTCAGAGCTCTAGACAAGAATGTCTGGATGATATGACTATGCCATCTTTTGGAAGTACACTGCCAACTTTGGGAGAAACTCAACGCTCAACTAGGGGAAATGGTCCTAGGCTCGAGGACATTTCCATGCCTTCATATCGCGATAATACCGAATCGCTTAGGCATAGATGTCCTACACCAATTCAGAGCTCTAGACAAGAATGTCTGGATGATATGACTATGCCATCTTTTGGAAGTACACTGCCAACTTTGGGAGAAACTCCACGCTCAACTAGGGGAAATGGTCCTAGGCGAATCCAGAGCTTAAGGCAAAGAACGTTAACCAATGAATGCTTGGATGATATGACTATGCCATCATTTGGAAGATCTTACGGAGGACCTGCTACTAATGAATGTCTTGAGGATATATCGATGCCTTCATGTGGTGAAAATACAGGATCGTCTAGAGGATTTAGTCCAATGCCTCTAGAAAGCACAAGACGCGGAGCGTCGATGGTGCACCGATCCAGACGAGGGACGATGACTAACGAACGGCTGGATGACATGACGATGCCCTCCTTAGGTAGTTCAGAACATGGACAAGCTACAAGTGAATGCCTTGAAGATATTTCAATGCCTTCATATGGAGCGAATTCAGGAATGTCTAAAAGAAAGTGCCCTACACCACCGAAAAGAAATACTCCGAATGTTACAACAGAGTGTTTGAATGACATGACCATGCCATCGTTTGGTGATCCAAGTCATGGAAACGGATTTGGTGAATGTCCTGAGTCCTTCAGATTGATTACAGAAAGAAAGTTACAATGCCCGATGACCAGCGAAAACTTGGATAATATGACTATGCCATCGTTTGGTACTTTAGGCCAGAGTCAAGCTACAAATGAATGCCTTGAGGATATTTCAATGCCATCACATATAAGGAATACTAACTCAATACCAGGAAGAAGCACTACGCCAAGGACGCTGTCTAGAAATGAGGTGACTACTAACGAATGTTTAGATGATATGACCATGCCATCATATGGAAATGTATTCGGTTCACCCGGAAGGCAAATGACTTTGCCAAGTGAGTGCTTGAACGACGTGAGTCAGCCGCCCTTCGTAAGAAGTACGTCTGAGGAAACGAATCGAAGACATGAAAACTTGACGTCCCAAAGCGTGGACTCGCGAAACCCCAGGCCAAATCAAAGGTCGGTGACAAATGAGTGCCTGGAGGATATGACAATGCCAACGCTTTTCGAAAATTCCGGATCATCTCGGCACGGCGTATTGAACAGCTTTCGCTTGGAGGACATTAGCATGCCCTCTGGAGTCTCAAATCGAACCCAGGACAGTGAATGCGTTGAGGTCAAGGTGAGCGGAACGCATGGAGGACCAACGACCAGCGAATGTCTCGAGGATGTGAGTGCACCCAGTTTTGCTCCAAGCTCTCGCATGACCTCAAGACATATACCCGAGATGACAAACGAGTGTTTGGAGGATGTTTCTATGCCGTTAAATGAATCATCAGCTATGAATGATTCTAAATCAATAGCTCGACGTCCACCCGACATTTCGTATCCCTCGGAAATGTTGGCCAACGAGAGTGCTCCTTCGTATAATTCACGGCAGGATAAAGCTGATAAATCTGCTGATTGCCATTCTAAGTCACCGCAGCAAACCGCCAGAAGTCGTGGTCGGGAAAATTGTAGTGGTGCTCGATTGGAGGATGTGACAATGCCCACATTTGACGACGTATCCTATCAACCACGTCGCCATCAATTAACTATGCCCACCGAGAATTTGGAAGATCAAACTCAGCCGGATTTCTTTAACTCAACGGCTTTGCCAAGTTCTACTAGAACGGAGAAGCAACATGCAATAAAATCCCCTCGACAGGATCATATAAGCATTAGTAAACAGCTTGCCGATGAGAGTGCTCCAACTATGCTGAAGGACACTACATTGATCACCCATAGCTCGACAACTTCAGTGACCAGGGTTTTTCAGAAGACGGCAGAAACCTCTAATAACTCCGGGCATCCGAGGATAGATGACCTTTCAATGCCACAGTTTGAGTCCACGGGTGCTAGCTCCCAACAGGATATCTCCCTGCACGGCTTTCAATCCATGGATAACTATAGACCATTTGATGAATTGATTTATAGCCAGAATTCGGTAGCTAATGAAACTCAGCCCGAGACTCCTCAACCAACGAGGTCCATAAATCGCAGTCGAAGTACGCGAAGAGTACCAAGCACAccaagaacaccaagatcaccAAGTACACCAAATGTTCGAGGAGACACTTCTCCCAATTCTAGTACTAGAACTCCAGGACAACAACCATGCGATATGGTTAGCACTAGTTACCCCTACGGAAAACCCCAATGCTACAACCGAAAACCCTGCTAG
- the CG2750 gene encoding uncharacterized protein, isoform C, translating to MSRDRGQQNGPNGSVECNNRPRSIQVARCPPSGVDLVSTPEHLRPGFRGRARRYNPNDFGLTDNEEWRHPRMFRDMTYETDAAAMETFRQAQPRRQAYETGINLSNLPEECLADMSAPGFDLSLPSQMSDLREEFLVDVSAPDMCDVSEGHVDAVYDEILDRLRRIRERMNRSNQLRRSDDCAMQQHQTHRRIYTRRDPSGHITSHVDETTISNAPSMDCTQANDGGEPGRHLNFSLPGRCENLMDQSMPSYHEASMPNECFEVMSSQDVLEDETMPSFENSYVFSRRQPTMPSECLEDVSQPSFERSRSRRQSPRRQLTMPSQNLCDISAPSFGDTTRDRSTNECLEDISMPTFEEEVSNVSRSRSPRRKKISRSARNTTDKVSSRRQTSECLDDMTMPSFGRSSSASPNRSRRQTQRLMTKSNINDISEPTYVSILRGPRTNECLDEITMPSFGAISNVSRGRTYRGQTMPSECLDDMTMPSFGGISRGKTPDRYQRSMPSRMTSECLDDMTMPSFGGISGSTRRHLTLPNARSSSQGSSRRQRTNIDDISAPFFAHSTKYGDTNECLENVSMPSYGGISGTSKMKQSRRQQLTMPSQNIGDISAPSFASSGRGNMTSECLEDISMPTFGEVSTKSRSKSLEGQQSARHRSMTNECLDDMTMPSMPGLSAASRRQMTLTNECLDDVSAPSFDQSVFRGSSRRQGRLSSPKPCASSTRCPPTNECLDDITMPSFDPVSLASAQRQMTMPSECLEDMSAPSFAGVSNLSRRQTTGLPSECLDDMSMPNFGNISEISRRTECEPAFRRSRSVGRSVRCNRSIGKSYSSSECLADVTMPSYGGNSYASRSKSTSRSRKSMLPIRDLSEMRTDECLEDVTMPFVGDLSGRSRASSPRQRSTTPRRGQFTSECLDDQTMPSFGGVSQSSGRRTPRRHTKNITNNTNECIENISMPSYVNNTRASNVETFKSMQGSRQGAMTNECLDEVTMPSFGTSSRFTATNECLEDISMPSYRDNTESLRHRCPTPIQSSRQECLDDMTMPSYGSTLPTLGETRRSTRGNGPRLEDISMPSYRDNTESLSHRCPTPIQSSRQECLDDMTMPSFGSTLPTLGETQRSTRGNGPRLEDISMPSYRDNTESLRHRCPTPIQSSRQECLDDMTMPSFGSTLPTLGETPRSTRGNGPRRIQSLRQRTLTNECLDDMTMPSFGRSYGGPATNECLEDISMPSCGENTGSSRGFSPMPLESTRRGASMVHRSRRGTMTNERLDDMTMPSLGSSEHGQATSECLEDISMPSYGANSGMSKRKCPTPPKRNTPNVTTECLNDMTMPSFGDPSHGNGFGECPESFRLITERKLQCPMTSENLDNMTMPSFGTLGQSQATNECLEDISMPSHIRNTNSIPGRSTTPRTLSRNEVTTNECLDDMTMPSYGNVFGSPGRQMTLPSECLNDVSQPPFVRSTSEETNRRHENLTSQSVDSRNPRPNQRSVTNECLEDMTMPTLFENSGSSRHGVLNSFRLEDISMPSGVSNRTQDSECVEVKVSGTHGGPTTSECLEDVSAPSFAPSSRMTSRHIPEMTNECLEDVSMPLNESSAMNDSKSIARRPPDISYPSEMLANESAPSYNSRQDKADKSADCHSKSPQQTARSRGRENCSGARLEDVTMPTFDDVSYQPRRHQLTMPTENLEDQTQPDFFNSTALPSSTRTEKQHAIKSPRQDHISISKQLADESAPTMLKDTTLITHSSTTSVTRVFQKTAETSNNSGHPRIDDLSMPQFESTGASSQQDISLHGFQSMDNYRPFDELIYSQNSVANETQPETPQPTRSINRSRSTRRVPSTPRTPRSPSTPNVRGDTSPNSSTRTPGQQPCDMVSTSYPYGKPQCYNRKPC from the exons ATGAG TAGGGACAGAGGGCAGCAAAACGGTCCAAATGGGTCTGTGGAATGCAACAATCG CCCGAGAAGCATTCAGGTGGCACGATGTCCGCCATCGGGTGTCGATTTGGTTAGCACACCGGAGCATCTTCGTCCTGGATTTCGTGGACGGGCACGGCGATACAACCCAAACGATTTCGGGTTAACTGACAATGAGGAATGGCGCCATCCACGAATGTTTAGGGATATGACCT aTGAGACGGATGCGGCGGCCATGGAAACTTTTCGCCAGGCACAACCACGTCGTCAAGCGTATGAAACGGGAATTAACCTAAGCAATCTGCCCGAGGAGTGCCTGGCGGATATGTCGGCGCCTGGATTTGATCTTAGCCTGCCATCGCAGATGTCCGATTTGCGAGAAGAGTTTCTGGTCGATGTATCGGCTCCGGATATGTGCGATGTCTCTGAAGGCCATGTGGATGCTGTTTATGATGAGATTCTGGATCGCTTGAGGAGAATTCGAGAACGCATGAATCGTTCCAATCAACTCCGCCGATCGGATGATTGCGCAATGCAACAACAT CAAACGCATCGCAGAATATACACTCGTCGCGACCCAAGTGGCCATATAACCAGTCACGTGGATGAGACGACCATTTCAAATGCACCCTCGATGGATTGCACTCAGGCTAATGATGGCGGTGAGCCTGGACGTCATCTGAATTTCTCTCTACCAGGGCGATGTGAAAACCTAATGGATCAATCAATGCCCTCGTATCATGAAGCATCGATGCCAAATGAATGCTTTGAGGTCATGTCGTCTCAGGACGTTCTGGAGGATGAGACTATGCCATCGTTTGAAAATAGTTATGTATTTTCGCGACGACAGCCGACAATGCCAAGCGAATGCCTAGAGGATGTAAGCCAGCCATCTTTCGAAAGGAGTAGATCTCGTAGACAAAGTCCAAGAAGGCAATTGACGATGCCTTCGCAAAACCTTTGTGACATATCAGCGCCATCTTTTGGCGACACAACTAGGGATCGAAGTACCAACGAGTGTTTGGAGGACATATCAATGCCGACATTTGAAGAAGAGGTTTCAAATGTATCCAGAAGCAGAAGTCCGCGACGGAAGAAGATATCCAGGAGTGCGCGTAATACAACTGATAAAGTCAGCTCCAGACGACAGACAAGCGAATGCCTGGATGATATGACCATGCCATCGTTCGGAAGATCATCGAGTGCGTCACCGAACCGAAGTCGTCGCCAAACGCAAAGATTGATGACAAAGTCAAATATTAACGATATATCCGAACCAACATATGTCAGCATCTTAAGGGGACCAAGAACAAACGAATGCCTCGATGAAATTACTATGCCTTCTTTTGGCGCAATATCGAATGTTTCCAGGGGAAGAACGTATCGAGGACAAACAATGCCTAGCGAATGTTTGGACGACATGACAATGCCATCTTTTGGAGGCATTTCAAGAGGCAAAACTCCAGATCGATATCAGAGATCAATGCCATCCAGAATGACAAGCGAGTGCTTGGATGATATGACCATGCCATCATTTGGTGGAATTTCAGGATCCACCAGAAGGCATTTAACACTTCCCAATGCGAGGAGCAGTTCTCAAGGATCGAGCCGCCGGCAGAGAACCAATATCGACGATATATCGGCCCCTTTCTTTGCACACTCAACCAAATATGGAGATACAAATGAATGTCTGGAAAATGTGTCAATGCCATCTTACGGTGGAATATCGGGAACATCAAAAATGAAACAATCAAGGCGGCAGCAGTTAACAATGCCATCGCAAAATATTGGAGATATATCTGCGCCATCATTCGCAAGTTCGGGTAGAGGTAATATGACCAGTGAGTGCTTAGAGGACATATCGATGCCAACTTTTGGAGAAGTGTCTACCAAATCCAGGAGTAAAAGTCTAGAGGGCCAACAAAGTGCAAGACATCGTTCGATGACCAATGAGTGTTTGGATGATATGACCATGCCTTCAATGCCCGGACTATCTGCTGCGTCCAGAAGACAAATGACACTGACAAATGAGTGCTTGGATGATGTTAGTGCCCCATCCTTTGATCAAAGCGTCTTCCGTGGCTCGAGCAGAAGACAAGGCAGACTATCATCGCCAAAACCATGCGCGAGTTCCACCAGATGTCCACCGACAAATGAGTGTTTGGATGATATAACTATGCCTTCGTTTGATCCTGTTTCGTTGGCCTCCGCACAGAGGCAGATGACCATGCCTAGTGAGTGCTTGGAGGACATGAGTGCACCGTCCTTTGCAGGTGTTTCTAATCTATCTAGAAGACAAACTACTGGCCTACCCAGCGAGTGCCTTGACGACATGAGCATGCCCAACTTTGGCAATATTTCTGAAATATCGCGAAGAACGGAATGTGAGCCAGCATTTCGTAGAAGTAGATCGGTTGGAAGGAGTGTGCGATGTAATCGCAGCATAGGCAAATCTTATTCCTCCAGTGAATGTCTAGCGGATGTGACAATGCCATCATATGGTGGGAATTCATATGCTTCAAGGAGTAAGAGTACTTCACGAAGTCGGAAATCCATGCTACCTATTAGGGATTTATCTGAAATGCGGACTGATGAATGTCTGGAAGATGTGACGATGCCTTTTGTTGGAGATTTATCGGGTAGATCCAGAGCAAGTAGTCCGCGGCAAAGGTCAACGACTCCTAGAAGAGGTCAGTTCACAAGCGAGTGCTTGGATGATCAAACAATGCCATCGTTTGGAGGTGTTTCACAATCTTCAGGTCGTAGGACTCCCAGACGACATACTAAGAATATTACAAATAATACTAATGAATGTATTGAGAATATATCAATGCCTTCGTATGTTAACAATACGAGAGCCTCCAACGTAGAAACCTTTAAGTCAATGCAAGGATCAAGACAAGGAGCAATGACCAACGAATGCTTGGATGAAGTTACCATGCCATCCTTTGGCACTTCAAGTCGATTTACAGCTACAAACGAATGTCTCGAGGACATTTCCATGCCTTCATATCGCGATAATACCGAATCGCTTAGGCATAGATGTCCTACACCAATTCAGAGCTCTAGACAAGAATGTCTGGATGATATGACTATGCCATCTTATGGAAGTACATTGCCAACTTTAGGAGAAACTCGCCGCTCAACTAGGGGAAATGGTCCTAGGCTCGAGGACATTTCCATGCCTTCATATCGCGATAATACCGAATCGCTTAGCCATAGATGTCCTACACCAATTCAGAGCTCTAGACAAGAATGTCTGGATGATATGACTATGCCATCTTTTGGAAGTACACTGCCAACTTTGGGAGAAACTCAACGCTCAACTAGGGGAAATGGTCCTAGGCTCGAGGACATTTCCATGCCTTCATATCGCGATAATACCGAATCGCTTAGGCATAGATGTCCTACACCAATTCAGAGCTCTAGACAAGAATGTCTGGATGATATGACTATGCCATCTTTTGGAAGTACACTGCCAACTTTGGGAGAAACTCCACGCTCAACTAGGGGAAATGGTCCTAGGCGAATCCAGAGCTTAAGGCAAAGAACGTTAACCAATGAATGCTTGGATGATATGACTATGCCATCATTTGGAAGATCTTACGGAGGACCTGCTACTAATGAATGTCTTGAGGATATATCGATGCCTTCATGTGGTGAAAATACAGGATCGTCTAGAGGATTTAGTCCAATGCCTCTAGAAAGCACAAGACGCGGAGCGTCGATGGTGCACCGATCCAGACGAGGGACGATGACTAACGAACGGCTGGATGACATGACGATGCCCTCCTTAGGTAGTTCAGAACATGGACAAGCTACAAGTGAATGCCTTGAAGATATTTCAATGCCTTCATATGGAGCGAATTCAGGAATGTCTAAAAGAAAGTGCCCTACACCACCGAAAAGAAATACTCCGAATGTTACAACAGAGTGTTTGAATGACATGACCATGCCATCGTTTGGTGATCCAAGTCATGGAAACGGATTTGGTGAATGTCCTGAGTCCTTCAGATTGATTACAGAAAGAAAGTTACAATGCCCGATGACCAGCGAAAACTTGGATAATATGACTATGCCATCGTTTGGTACTTTAGGCCAGAGTCAAGCTACAAATGAATGCCTTGAGGATATTTCAATGCCATCACATATAAGGAATACTAACTCAATACCAGGAAGAAGCACTACGCCAAGGACGCTGTCTAGAAATGAGGTGACTACTAACGAATGTTTAGATGATATGACCATGCCATCATATGGAAATGTATTCGGTTCACCCGGAAGGCAAATGACTTTGCCAAGTGAGTGCTTGAACGACGTGAGTCAGCCGCCCTTCGTAAGAAGTACGTCTGAGGAAACGAATCGAAGACATGAAAACTTGACGTCCCAAAGCGTGGACTCGCGAAACCCCAGGCCAAATCAAAGGTCGGTGACAAATGAGTGCCTGGAGGATATGACAATGCCAACGCTTTTCGAAAATTCCGGATCATCTCGGCACGGCGTATTGAACAGCTTTCGCTTGGAGGACATTAGCATGCCCTCTGGAGTCTCAAATCGAACCCAGGACAGTGAATGCGTTGAGGTCAAGGTGAGCGGAACGCATGGAGGACCAACGACCAGCGAATGTCTCGAGGATGTGAGTGCACCCAGTTTTGCTCCAAGCTCTCGCATGACCTCAAGACATATACCCGAGATGACAAACGAGTGTTTGGAGGATGTTTCTATGCCGTTAAATGAATCATCAGCTATGAATGATTCTAAATCAATAGCTCGACGTCCACCCGACATTTCGTATCCCTCGGAAATGTTGGCCAACGAGAGTGCTCCTTCGTATAATTCACGGCAGGATAAAGCTGATAAATCTGCTGATTGCCATTCTAAGTCACCGCAGCAAACCGCCAGAAGTCGTGGTCGGGAAAATTGTAGTGGTGCTCGATTGGAGGATGTGACAATGCCCACATTTGACGACGTATCCTATCAACCACGTCGCCATCAATTAACTATGCCCACCGAGAATTTGGAAGATCAAACTCAGCCGGATTTCTTTAACTCAACGGCTTTGCCAAGTTCTACTAGAACGGAGAAGCAACATGCAATAAAATCCCCTCGACAGGATCATATAAGCATTAGTAAACAGCTTGCCGATGAGAGTGCTCCAACTATGCTGAAGGACACTACATTGATCACCCATAGCTCGACAACTTCAGTGACCAGGGTTTTTCAGAAGACGGCAGAAACCTCTAATAACTCCGGGCATCCGAGGATAGATGACCTTTCAATGCCACAGTTTGAGTCCACGGGTGCTAGCTCCCAACAGGATATCTCCCTGCACGGCTTTCAATCCATGGATAACTATAGACCATTTGATGAATTGATTTATAGCCAGAATTCGGTAGCTAATGAAACTCAGCCCGAGACTCCTCAACCAACGAGGTCCATAAATCGCAGTCGAAGTACGCGAAGAGTACCAAGCACAccaagaacaccaagatcaccAAGTACACCAAATGTTCGAGGAGACACTTCTCCCAATTCTAGTACTAGAACTCCAGGACAACAACCATGCGATATGGTTAGCACTAGTTACCCCTACGGAAAACCCCAATGCTACAACCGAAAACCCTGCTAG